From Pseudomonas alcaligenes, a single genomic window includes:
- a CDS encoding low specificity L-threonine aldolase, which produces MTDSTQQFASDNYSGICPEAWAAMAEANSGHQRAYGEDQWTARASDQFRQLFETDCEVFFAFNGTAANSLALASLCQSYHSVICSETAHVETDECGAPEFFSNGSKLLTAKTLSGKLTPESIREIALKRQDIHYPKPRVVTLTQATEVGTVYRPEEVRAISQVCKELGLNLHMDGARFANACASLGCSPAELTRQAGVDVLCFGGTKNGMAVGEAILFFNKALAEDFDYRCKQAGQLASKMRFLSAPWVGLLQNDAWLHYANHANRCARLLAELVADVPGVSLMFPVEANGVFLQLSEPALERLRDWGWRFYTFIGAGGARFMCSWDTEEARVRELAADIRRAMA; this is translated from the coding sequence ATGACCGACTCGACCCAGCAATTCGCCAGCGACAACTATTCCGGCATTTGCCCGGAGGCCTGGGCGGCCATGGCCGAGGCCAATAGCGGACACCAGCGCGCCTATGGCGAAGACCAGTGGACGGCGCGTGCCTCCGACCAGTTTCGCCAGCTGTTCGAGACCGACTGCGAGGTGTTCTTCGCCTTCAACGGCACGGCGGCCAACTCCCTGGCCCTGGCCTCGCTGTGTCAGAGCTACCACAGCGTGATCTGCTCGGAGACCGCCCACGTCGAGACCGACGAGTGCGGCGCCCCGGAGTTCTTCTCCAACGGCTCCAAGCTGCTTACCGCCAAGACGCTGAGCGGTAAATTGACCCCCGAATCGATCCGCGAGATCGCCCTCAAGCGCCAGGACATCCACTACCCCAAGCCGCGGGTGGTGACCCTGACCCAGGCCACCGAGGTTGGCACCGTCTACCGCCCCGAGGAAGTCCGCGCGATCAGCCAGGTGTGCAAGGAACTCGGCCTCAACCTGCACATGGACGGCGCGCGCTTCGCCAATGCCTGCGCCTCGCTCGGCTGCAGCCCGGCCGAGCTGACCCGGCAGGCCGGCGTCGACGTGCTGTGCTTCGGCGGCACCAAGAACGGCATGGCGGTGGGCGAGGCCATCCTGTTCTTCAACAAGGCCCTGGCCGAGGACTTCGATTACCGCTGCAAGCAGGCCGGCCAGCTGGCCTCGAAGATGCGTTTTCTCTCCGCGCCCTGGGTTGGCCTGTTGCAGAACGATGCCTGGCTGCACTACGCCAACCACGCCAACCGCTGCGCGCGCCTGCTGGCCGAGCTGGTGGCGGATGTGCCGGGGGTGAGCCTGATGTTCCCGGTCGAGGCCAACGGCGTGTTCCTGCAGCTCTCCGAGCCGGCGCTGGAGCGCCTGCGCGACTGGGGCTGGCGCTTCTACACCTTCATCGGCGCCGGTGGCGCGCGCTTCATGTGCAGCTGGGATACCGAGGAAGCGCGGGTGCGCGAGCTGGCGGCGGATATCCGTCGGGCGATGGCCTGA